The sequence TCCTACACTCAAGATTTATTTGACTGTTGGGGACCTGGCGGTAAAAACAACGCCGGAATTATTTTTCTAATTTCTTTAAAAGACCGTAAAGTAAGAATCCATACTGGTTATGGAATTGAAGGGACACTGACAGATGCGGCTTGTAAAAAAGTTATCAGCGATATAACTCCCTTGCTTACAAAGGGAGATTATAGCTCAGGGACTGCTAAGTGCGTTAATGAGATACTCGCTATTACCGGTCCGCAAAGTTGGGAACAGCGAATGGAAGCAGAAAAAATTAGAAAAGAAGAAAGAGAAAAAATGCTTGCTCAAAGTAAGGATACGGTTATCTTCGTATCCGTGATCTTAGTCTTAACTGTTATTATTTTCTTCGGCGTCAGAATGTTACTCAGGAAAATTAAAGTCAGTAAATTGCGCCAAGGAATCAAGCAAGGAATAAAAGAGCAAGAGAAAGAAATACAGAATGCTCACAAATTAATCAATGAGCTAAAAAATGATTATGAAAAAGCACCTTCATGGGCAAGAAATGAAGCTAATGAGCATATGAATAGTGCTAACAATAACCTTGAAATAGCTGAAAGATTACTAGTCGACGCTCAGTCTCTCATTATCGAAAATATTAACATGGCTGATGACAGACTAATAGAAGCGCGCAGCCTAATTGATAAGGCTGAATATAATTTCAGTAAAACCAACGAGAGCCTGCGTCAAAAAATTGTAACCTTATCTAAGAAAGCCCCGGTAGTAGCTCAAGATGCTAAAAATGTTTTGTTAAAAAATATTGAGCATACTCAAATCTTAATTAGCCAGGGCTATCTATTTAACGAATTTCTAATAAGACAAGCCGAGCTTAATATATCTCTTAAAAAGAACATGGAGCATCTTGGCGATATAGAATATGCTCCTGTCATCTGCAGGGAAAGTGAGATTATTATGAGAAAGTCGGATGAAATAATTAAGGCAATCGATAAAACTGTACAAATGCAGAAAGAAATCGATAGCAATCTTACAGGTAAAATTAAACAAGCGACTGAGTTGCATAAAAAATCGAACGACTTAGAAAAAATTCTTAACAGCTATAAAGAAAAGTATCCTAAGAATGTCTGGCGAGAAACAGCTAATGCTTTCTCTATTCTTAAAGAAGCTAGTACACCAGAAAAATTGAACTCGCTACTCGATAGTGTTGCCGAACTTAACAGCATGAAGAATCAGAGATTCAGCTTAGCGGCTAAAAACTACACCGATTTAACAGAGATGATAGATAGCACCAAGCTTATCTATAGTAAAATAAGCGAAATACAAAATTTACAAGAACGGTCCAGGAAAAACTACAATGCAAAATATTCCGAGACCGAAAGCATGGTGGTTAAAGCATTAAACAAAATAAAAGACTCTGATGTTAGTAGCCGAACAAAAAGCGCAGCTAAAAACAGCTCTGTACTATTAAGCAAAATTAAAATAGAAGCCGAGGCTTGTCTGGTTGATTGGCTATCACTGGTAAACGAACTCGATACTATTTACCAGCAAGCTGAAGACGCCTATAACCAAGCGGAGAATGAAATAGAAAAAGCGGAAAAAGAAAGAAAAAAAGAGGCCAAGAAAAAAGCAAAAGAAAGAGAATCTTCTTATTACGCAAGCTCAAACTATTCATCTACCAATTCCGACTCTGGCGGCCTTAGCGGCGGCTTCGGTGGCTTTGGTGGCGGCATGAGCGGCGGCGGCGGAGCTTCTGGCGGTTTCTAAAAGAACATTAAACAAAAGCACATGAATAAACCCCTGAGATAAACTTCAGGGGTTTTTAATTTTTTCAGGAAAATATACATTTTTAATTTTACATTTTTCTACTACCTAAAATATAATCTTTATCAACAGAGCCCTTTATCTGAAATTCCGGCTTAAATGGCATGACAATATTATTGTCTAACAACTTCTTAATCCACTGAGGGAAGGGTTCTAAATCTACTAAGTGTTCAAAATTATAAATTCCATTATTAACACACTCCTCAATCGCAGCTTCATAATCCCCTTCGTATTTATTAGCTAATAATAAAGCACTAGAATAATCAATGAAGTATTCAACATAGTCATTAAACTCTAAAACATGACGAGCATAAAAACTTCTATTACTTATCGTGCTTACTGCATTATCATATAAGGCCACTCTAGTCTGAGACTGAATTTCGGGATTTTTCATGTCAAATTCATAAACAAAATCTCGTCCTGCTAGGAAACTATCTGATTTTTTATTATGAGAGCTAAAAGCAAAAACTCGATTAAGCTTACCTAGCTCTTTATCGTTATTAAGGTGAGCTGAATTAACTTCGGAATTATTATTACTAAGCTCTGCTTGAGTAGACTGAGGGTTTATTTTATCAATTTGAGATCCTCCAAAATGATAAACTGTTTCAAAAAATTTATGAGCAAAACTGCGAATAGTCTTGCGCATAGTTTCAAAATCATCCAGCGATATTTTCTCGTTCTTTAAAAAAACTAATATTACTTCACGTAATAAATCTAGGTTTTCTTTTGATACTTCAGGCGAGCCTTGCTCTAAATATGAATCAAGAGTTTTAACTTCATCTATTTTTGAAAAACTTCCGCCTAAGGCTGTACATATTTCCTCGATATTTAAATTGAGCGCTTCGGCATCATTATATAACCACATCTTGCCGCGAATAATTTTACCCTGAAATTTACTACCTAAGGTGGCTTTAATTTCCTGCTCAGCTAAATCTTTATCTTTCAAAGTAACGGCAAAACTTTTTTGAGGAGTAAAATTTATTATTCCATCATGCCTAACATAAGCTGCCGACGAACCTGTTTTTAGCTCATTATTCTGGTTAATAAGAACGCTACCATACTTAGTTTCAACTACCTTACCTTCCTTTTCCATCTTATCAAGCACAGCCATTGATTCATCAACTATTCCCTGTTGTTTCTTGGCCGCGTCTACTAAATCATATTGAGCAAACTCTTCCAGAGAAAGCTCGTCTGTTGCAGACTCATGATCTTTAAAATACTTTAAGATTGTTTCAAAAGTTAAGTCTCTTTGCA is a genomic window of Candidatus Falkowbacteria bacterium containing:
- a CDS encoding TPM domain-containing protein; this encodes MKKIIVVLLCVICIGLSGQLFAQPDCSKLPSKHVPPLAVNDLAGIIDQNVQQSLEKQLCDYFNQTTIALVVVTVTSLNGQDIESYTQDLFDCWGPGGKNNAGIIFLISLKDRKVRIHTGYGIEGTLTDAACKKVISDITPLLTKGDYSSGTAKCVNEILAITGPQSWEQRMEAEKIRKEEREKMLAQSKDTVIFVSVILVLTVIIFFGVRMLLRKIKVSKLRQGIKQGIKEQEKEIQNAHKLINELKNDYEKAPSWARNEANEHMNSANNNLEIAERLLVDAQSLIIENINMADDRLIEARSLIDKAEYNFSKTNESLRQKIVTLSKKAPVVAQDAKNVLLKNIEHTQILISQGYLFNEFLIRQAELNISLKKNMEHLGDIEYAPVICRESEIIMRKSDEIIKAIDKTVQMQKEIDSNLTGKIKQATELHKKSNDLEKILNSYKEKYPKNVWRETANAFSILKEASTPEKLNSLLDSVAELNSMKNQRFSLAAKNYTDLTEMIDSTKLIYSKISEIQNLQERSRKNYNAKYSETESMVVKALNKIKDSDVSSRTKSAAKNSSVLLSKIKIEAEACLVDWLSLVNELDTIYQQAEDAYNQAENEIEKAEKERKKEAKKKAKERESSYYASSNYSSTNSDSGGLSGGFGGFGGGMSGGGGASGGF